A single region of the Candidatus Omnitrophota bacterium genome encodes:
- a CDS encoding sugar transferase codes for MKRIFDIILSLFLIILLSIPMLIIALWIKLSSKGSVIFWTDRVGINNAIFKMAKFRTMKVGTPQVATHLMKNPDQHLIPCGKFLRKYSLDELPQLFNVLKGDMSFVGPRPALFNQDDLVAMRTEKGISALVPGVTGWAQVNGRDELPIPVKVSFDEYYLKNRSFLFDLRIIFLTALKVIKREGVSH; via the coding sequence ATAAAGCGTATTTTTGATATTATTTTGTCCCTATTTTTAATCATTCTTTTAAGCATTCCGATGTTGATCATTGCTTTATGGATTAAATTAAGCTCTAAGGGTTCTGTCATCTTTTGGACAGATCGTGTTGGGATTAATAACGCTATTTTTAAGATGGCAAAATTTCGGACAATGAAAGTTGGTACGCCTCAGGTTGCTACGCATTTGATGAAAAATCCTGACCAGCATTTGATTCCTTGTGGGAAATTCTTACGTAAATATAGTCTCGATGAATTACCACAATTATTCAATGTTTTAAAAGGGGACATGAGTTTTGTTGGTCCAAGGCCAGCATTGTTTAATCAAGATGATTTGGTGGCAATGCGCACAGAGAAGGGAATCTCTGCCCTTGTTCCTGGCGTAACAGGATGGGCGCAGGTTAACGGGAGAGACGAGCTTCCGATTCCTGTGAAGGTTTCTTTTGATGAGTATTATTTAAAGAATCGTTCTTTTTTGTTTGATCTTCGTATTATTTTTTTAACGGCTTTGAAAGTTATTAAAAGAGAAGGTGTGTCTCATTAG
- a CDS encoding nucleoside-diphosphate sugar epimerase/dehydratase, with amino-acid sequence MNIKALILKFRRVITIGIHFFLIICAYILAFCLRLDFNIDPKFWDTILKTFPLLILIKMVLFGYHGLFSGLWKYAGIEDIWRIFKANVLSTISFVVGVTFLYPGLVIPRSVIVLDCLLCFCLMTGVRFAVRLFREKFRPMFRAQRKRALVVGAGEAGVLVLREARINAKAGMEVVGFIDDDPRKKGSRLQGVKVLGTRSDIEALVEKYRIDEIIIAIPSATGAVIRDVVSHCRIPSVKIRIVPGLQKILSGEQEVRARAITPDDLLGREKVEVNEDEIGGYLEGKIVLVTGAGGSIGSVLCKQIARFNPKEILLFDHNENDVYFLTIDFLKEYKDIKFTTIIGDIKDVGVLKYVFSRYSPEVVFHAAAHKHVPLLEENPVAAVKNNVLGTGNMIYAAHHYKVERFILISTDKAVNPSSVMGFTKRVAEMLLQAKSQKSQTKFMAVRFGNVLGSAGSIVPLFMKQIEEGGPLTVTHPDVQRYFMSINEAVLLVLQASVMGQGGEIFVLDMGEQIKIVDLAKDLIILSGLVPEKDIKISFVGLRPGEKLKEELFLNRERDAATKYDKIFVAPPDKIDIRKLRQEIRKLLAYAQNYDYAKVCELLNEIVLKVKK; translated from the coding sequence ATGAATATTAAAGCATTAATTTTAAAATTTCGTCGAGTGATTACGATCGGAATTCATTTTTTTCTGATTATCTGTGCGTATATCCTTGCTTTTTGTTTGCGTCTAGATTTTAATATTGACCCAAAATTCTGGGACACGATCTTAAAAACATTTCCTTTGCTTATTCTTATCAAGATGGTTCTTTTTGGCTATCATGGCCTTTTTTCTGGCTTATGGAAATATGCTGGGATCGAGGATATTTGGAGAATCTTTAAGGCGAATGTGTTGTCTACGATAAGCTTTGTGGTTGGAGTTACTTTTCTTTATCCTGGTCTTGTCATTCCGAGATCGGTCATTGTTCTAGACTGTCTTTTGTGTTTTTGTTTAATGACAGGAGTTCGTTTTGCTGTTCGTCTTTTTAGAGAGAAATTTCGCCCGATGTTTAGGGCTCAACGAAAAAGAGCGCTTGTTGTTGGGGCAGGAGAAGCGGGTGTTTTGGTTTTAAGGGAAGCGCGTATTAATGCAAAAGCTGGCATGGAGGTGGTTGGGTTTATTGATGATGATCCTAGAAAAAAAGGCTCTCGCTTGCAGGGGGTAAAAGTTTTAGGAACGCGTAGCGATATTGAGGCGTTGGTAGAAAAATACAGAATTGATGAAATTATCATTGCGATTCCTTCGGCAACTGGAGCTGTGATAAGAGATGTTGTTTCTCATTGTAGGATTCCTTCTGTTAAAATACGAATAGTTCCTGGCTTACAAAAGATATTGAGCGGAGAGCAAGAAGTAAGGGCGCGAGCGATTACGCCGGATGACCTTTTAGGTCGCGAGAAGGTGGAAGTTAATGAAGATGAGATTGGTGGGTACCTTGAAGGTAAAATTGTTTTGGTGACGGGCGCAGGAGGATCGATTGGGTCTGTTCTTTGCAAGCAAATCGCTAGGTTTAACCCAAAAGAAATATTGTTGTTTGATCATAATGAAAATGATGTTTATTTTTTGACTATTGATTTCTTAAAGGAATACAAGGACATTAAGTTTACAACCATTATTGGAGACATCAAAGATGTCGGAGTTTTGAAATATGTTTTTTCGCGCTATAGCCCTGAAGTTGTATTTCATGCGGCGGCGCACAAACATGTTCCGTTGCTGGAAGAAAATCCAGTTGCGGCTGTTAAGAATAATGTTTTAGGCACAGGTAATATGATTTATGCTGCGCATCACTATAAGGTTGAGCGGTTTATTTTAATTTCAACGGATAAGGCGGTTAATCCGTCTAGCGTGATGGGCTTTACAAAACGTGTTGCTGAGATGCTTTTGCAGGCAAAATCGCAGAAAAGCCAAACAAAGTTTATGGCGGTGCGTTTTGGCAACGTGCTAGGTTCGGCTGGAAGTATTGTGCCGCTTTTTATGAAGCAAATTGAGGAGGGTGGTCCACTTACCGTAACCCACCCAGATGTGCAGCGGTATTTTATGAGTATCAATGAAGCGGTTTTGTTGGTTTTGCAAGCAAGTGTCATGGGTCAAGGCGGAGAGATTTTTGTTTTGGATATGGGCGAGCAAATTAAAATTGTTGATTTGGCAAAAGATCTTATTATCCTTTCTGGGCTTGTGCCGGAAAAAGATATCAAGATTTCTTTTGTTGGGCTTCGGCCAGGAGAGAAATTGAAAGAAGAGCTATTTTTGAATAGAGAAAGAGATGCTGCAACAAAATATGACAAAATTTTTGTCGCTCCTCCTGATAAAATTGATATTCGAAAATTAAGACAAGAAATTCGTAAGCTTTTGGCGTATGCTCAAAATTATGATTATGCAAAGGTTTGTGAGCTGTTAAATGAGATTGTTTTGAAAGTAAAAAAATGA
- a CDS encoding O-antigen ligase family protein: MRERIASYFRKTDFRLNRQKAIMISEKMIECGFYGVIFFLPISNALLESFVGFVVFGFIINKALTRDFTSFKADAKIFWLLLALFIFSALSLINSGPFLAKGFKALFSKWAEYFLVFAIAIDHFRDRKSIKNFFYVFLFVGGLVGLSALSQKFLGFEFFRNKSMVMRAVTGPFENPNSLGSYFVYCLPIFILLASWKWKKKIVRILIYFVVVALGMSLLLTFSRSAWLGFSVGLLMIIILSKKKKFPLAVFGLFFSSLFLVPSFFKRVMYSFGSAGDSQRYVIWQGAVDMIKENPFFGKGLGTFMNYFDQYVPDIGIYYAHNCYLQMWAESGIFTLIAFLSLIGFILYRGVWISLKNKQDEYGILLIGLVAGVFGFLVVSFFDTQLYSLQLSILFWVMLGMTVAVQRVLLERRASLE; the protein is encoded by the coding sequence ATGAGAGAAAGAATAGCAAGCTATTTTAGAAAGACGGATTTTAGGTTGAATCGTCAAAAAGCTATTATGATATCTGAAAAGATGATTGAATGTGGCTTTTATGGAGTAATATTTTTTCTTCCGATATCGAATGCTTTGCTTGAGTCTTTTGTAGGTTTTGTTGTTTTTGGTTTTATTATAAACAAGGCGCTGACTCGGGATTTTACAAGTTTTAAGGCAGATGCGAAAATATTTTGGCTCTTACTCGCGTTATTTATTTTCAGCGCATTGTCATTGATTAATAGCGGGCCGTTTTTGGCTAAGGGGTTTAAGGCGTTGTTTTCTAAGTGGGCAGAGTATTTTCTTGTTTTTGCGATCGCGATAGATCATTTTAGAGACCGAAAATCAATAAAGAATTTTTTTTATGTTTTTCTTTTTGTTGGAGGACTTGTTGGGCTATCGGCCTTATCTCAGAAGTTTTTAGGTTTTGAATTCTTTAGAAATAAAAGTATGGTAATGCGTGCTGTGACAGGGCCTTTTGAAAATCCTAATTCTTTGGGGTCTTATTTTGTCTATTGTTTGCCAATCTTTATTTTGTTGGCATCTTGGAAATGGAAGAAAAAAATAGTCCGGATATTAATATATTTTGTAGTGGTTGCTTTGGGCATGTCTCTTCTTTTAACTTTTTCTAGGTCTGCATGGCTTGGATTTTCTGTAGGGCTTTTGATGATTATTATTTTATCTAAAAAAAAGAAATTTCCTTTAGCAGTTTTTGGTCTGTTTTTTTCAAGTCTATTTTTAGTTCCTTCTTTCTTTAAAAGAGTGATGTATTCTTTTGGTTCAGCAGGAGACTCTCAAAGGTATGTGATTTGGCAGGGAGCTGTTGACATGATCAAGGAAAATCCTTTTTTTGGCAAGGGGTTGGGCACTTTTATGAATTATTTTGATCAATATGTTCCTGATATAGGTATTTATTATGCTCATAATTGTTATCTTCAGATGTGGGCAGAGAGCGGAATTTTTACGCTTATAGCTTTTTTGAGCTTAATAGGATTTATCTTATATCGAGGAGTTTGGATTTCTCTGAAAAATAAGCAAGATGAATATGGAATTCTCTTGATTGGCCTAGTTGCCGGGGTTTTTGGGTTTTTAGTCGTAAGCTTTTTTGATACTCAGCTGTATTCACTTCAATTGAGTATTTTATTTTGGGTAATGCTGGGAATGACTGTGGCTGTCCAGCGGGTTCTTTTAGAAAGGAGAGCTAGTCTTGAATAA
- a CDS encoding O-antigen ligase family protein, with protein MNKEKIIKIADKIIEYSIYGLILFIPISKAGVGIFCVLAIVAFFVKKSLCPDFSFIRDNKSIYIFLFLFVVFMAMSLLNSGPYLAKGLRALGGKWVQYIFIFIIVADTLKTSKRIRNAVILMLSVAGLVVLSGYSQKFLGFEVFRGRPLFGGVAVTGSFENPNDFAAYLVLPAILALSVSIINFKNKIYGFFVPMFVFLSGGALLLTLSRGAWMGFLLGGVLLAIIIKKYRHIFLFLILFLVGIASLPVASARVMNTFASVRNSVSNPAGGLVGGLSEASAESSIIGDPARIAIWRGAIAMIKENPFLGKGLGTFMDRFSQYVPSMGGSYYAHNCYLQIWAESGVFSLIAFLCFVGFIFWRSVRFSFLNRQNNLGLICGGLTAGLFGFLVHSFLDTQLYSLQLKTLFWVTLGMLQAMSTFLSAEGDKGGLRND; from the coding sequence TTGAATAAAGAAAAGATCATAAAAATAGCAGATAAGATAATAGAATATTCTATCTATGGATTGATACTTTTTATTCCGATCTCAAAAGCAGGAGTTGGAATCTTTTGCGTTTTGGCTATTGTTGCTTTTTTTGTAAAAAAGTCTTTGTGTCCTGATTTTTCTTTTATTAGAGATAACAAATCTATTTATATTTTTCTTTTTTTATTTGTTGTTTTTATGGCCATGTCTTTATTGAATAGTGGGCCTTATTTGGCCAAGGGTTTAAGGGCTTTGGGCGGTAAATGGGTACAATACATTTTTATTTTTATAATCGTTGCTGACACACTTAAAACATCAAAACGAATAAGAAATGCAGTTATTTTAATGTTAAGTGTGGCAGGCCTGGTTGTTTTGTCTGGGTATTCTCAGAAGTTTTTAGGGTTTGAGGTCTTTAGAGGTAGACCTCTTTTTGGAGGTGTTGCTGTGACAGGGTCGTTTGAAAACCCGAATGATTTTGCTGCGTATCTTGTTCTTCCTGCAATTTTAGCTTTGAGCGTGAGTATTATTAATTTTAAGAATAAGATTTATGGTTTTTTTGTGCCTATGTTTGTATTTTTGTCTGGAGGTGCGCTTTTATTAACGCTTTCTCGCGGGGCATGGATGGGATTTTTGCTTGGCGGGGTTTTGTTGGCCATAATAATAAAGAAGTATCGGCATATTTTTCTTTTTTTGATTCTTTTTTTGGTTGGAATAGCTTCGTTGCCCGTAGCCTCAGCGAGAGTGATGAATACTTTTGCATCAGTCAGAAATAGTGTCAGCAATCCTGCTGGAGGTCTCGTAGGAGGATTGTCCGAAGCGAGCGCTGAAAGCAGTATTATTGGAGACCCTGCAAGGATTGCTATTTGGCGAGGCGCGATTGCCATGATTAAAGAGAATCCTTTTTTGGGTAAAGGATTAGGGACGTTTATGGATCGTTTTTCTCAATATGTTCCGTCCATGGGTGGCAGTTATTATGCGCATAATTGTTATTTGCAAATTTGGGCTGAGAGTGGGGTTTTTTCACTTATTGCTTTTCTTTGTTTTGTTGGCTTTATTTTTTGGAGATCTGTGCGTTTTTCATTTCTTAACCGGCAAAATAATTTGGGGCTTATTTGTGGGGGTCTGACCGCTGGGCTTTTTGGATTTTTGGTTCATAGTTTTCTTGATACTCAGCTGTATTCCTTACAACTTAAAACGCTTTTTTGGGTAACGCTGGGAATGCTGCAGGCGATGTCTACATTCCTTTCTGCTGAAGGAGACAAAGGAGGACTTAGGAATGATTAA
- a CDS encoding O-antigen ligase family protein, producing the protein MIKREKIGKFCESVIFWLIVAIPFVASFSSAAVDGCIGALIFFFIFKRVVLKERNSIPLEKKSFLKGITIHPVLILFFVLFVIALLSFWNTISIDDSLKGMGKLLKYGFLLIIVFFEVRDVRHIQKIVLAAISGLLLVSLDGIYQLVFGVDLLRQHHYDVAIGVIRLNATFPHTNIFAGYLALFIPALIPVVLYYAKKKQKVAGIIVVILALFCLAFTFCRSALLGVFLVLLLMSVVRKDKVIFVLLLASILVVPFVIPRNVKDWSKTTNSWVEIFLGKDRPIIYETAFNMINHHPFLGVGVNTFSRNYQKYKLHNAILDPGNENNVNGSWYAHNSYLQMAGETGIVYFLVFVVLMFAVFREAIFFYRCMNNDFLKFCSLGIMMGLVSFMVHGFTETNLYNPKIAVLFWFQVAFLMAVVRIGKDSRTSCSDYLEELS; encoded by the coding sequence ATGATTAAGCGAGAGAAAATAGGTAAATTTTGTGAGAGTGTGATTTTTTGGTTGATTGTTGCCATTCCTTTTGTGGCTAGTTTTTCTTCGGCAGCGGTTGACGGATGTATCGGAGCTCTTATTTTTTTCTTTATTTTTAAAAGAGTTGTTTTGAAAGAAAGAAATTCTATCCCGTTAGAAAAGAAATCTTTTCTAAAGGGGATTACTATTCATCCGGTACTTATTTTATTTTTTGTTTTGTTTGTTATTGCTTTGTTGTCTTTTTGGAACACGATTAGTATTGATGATAGTTTGAAGGGGATGGGGAAGCTTCTTAAATACGGCTTTCTTCTTATCATTGTTTTTTTTGAAGTTCGGGATGTTCGTCATATCCAGAAAATTGTTTTGGCGGCGATTTCTGGGCTTCTTTTGGTTTCGTTAGATGGGATTTATCAGCTGGTATTCGGCGTGGATCTTTTGCGGCAACATCATTATGATGTGGCGATTGGGGTGATTCGGCTGAATGCCACGTTTCCCCATACGAATATCTTTGCTGGTTATCTTGCTCTTTTTATTCCAGCCTTAATTCCTGTGGTTTTGTATTATGCAAAGAAAAAACAAAAGGTTGCTGGGATTATAGTTGTTATTCTTGCATTGTTTTGCCTGGCTTTTACTTTTTGCCGAAGTGCACTCTTGGGAGTGTTTCTTGTCTTGCTCCTTATGAGTGTAGTTAGAAAAGATAAAGTAATTTTTGTGTTGTTGTTGGCGTCTATCTTGGTAGTTCCATTTGTCATTCCTAGAAATGTTAAGGATTGGTCGAAGACAACTAATTCTTGGGTAGAGATTTTTCTTGGCAAAGATAGGCCGATTATTTATGAAACGGCTTTTAATATGATAAACCACCATCCTTTTTTGGGAGTGGGTGTAAATACATTTTCTCGTAATTATCAGAAGTACAAATTGCATAACGCTATTTTGGATCCTGGAAATGAAAATAATGTTAATGGGAGCTGGTATGCACATAATAGTTATTTGCAAATGGCAGGAGAAACCGGAATAGTTTATTTCTTAGTTTTTGTAGTCTTGATGTTTGCTGTGTTTAGAGAGGCAATATTTTTTTATAGGTGTATGAATAATGATTTTTTGAAGTTTTGTAGCTTGGGGATTATGATGGGCTTGGTGTCCTTTATGGTGCATGGTTTTACAGAGACCAATTTGTATAATCCTAAGATTGCTGTGTTATTTTGGTTTCAGGTTGCATTTTTGATGGCTGTTGTGCGGATAGGTAAAGATTCGCGTACGTCTTGTTCTGACTATTTGGAGGAGCTTTCTTGA
- a CDS encoding glycosyltransferase family 9 protein, translating to MDFYQVKDYPKEVFEHFARRKRYLRLQEAVKTIVFHKPGAGLGDLVLCIPVLRALKKMFPSAKLYFFGSYNSVYDSIFKAIPYIDGFISNVEPGKKELFKGFSNFFRKYFKKFDLIVSGQSKFKPSLRLWSLFPVIYISRNPFFSRWKILDFRFYKKRNVHVVSQMAAPIKVLGAGDIDYSPAIEISEQYLFVAKTYLANFSGPFISILPASGNFHRNWDEDKYAALSDKLIEMGYNIILVGNEKDILVRIKEKMQANPLIPFLEEERFGQDPIYSIGLLKFSRLAVGSDGGGVHLASLAGCPVVALYGPNTPIKWGPLGRENVVIYKDLECSPCRYVHMKELKECESDRKCLRSITVDEVMDAVNFILENTNPR from the coding sequence ATGGATTTTTATCAAGTAAAAGATTATCCAAAAGAGGTTTTTGAGCATTTTGCACGTAGAAAAAGGTATCTACGCTTACAAGAAGCTGTAAAAACTATCGTGTTTCATAAGCCAGGAGCTGGGCTTGGCGATCTTGTTTTGTGCATTCCTGTTCTCCGAGCGCTCAAGAAAATGTTTCCATCAGCAAAATTGTATTTTTTTGGCTCTTATAACTCTGTTTATGATTCTATTTTTAAGGCTATTCCTTATATTGATGGTTTTATTTCAAATGTTGAGCCTGGAAAGAAAGAACTTTTTAAAGGTTTCTCTAATTTTTTTAGGAAATATTTTAAGAAATTTGATCTTATTGTTTCTGGGCAGTCTAAGTTTAAGCCGTCTCTACGCTTATGGTCGCTATTTCCGGTGATTTATATTTCTAGAAATCCTTTTTTTTCACGATGGAAGATACTAGATTTTCGATTTTATAAAAAAAGGAATGTTCATGTTGTTTCTCAGATGGCGGCACCCATTAAAGTTCTTGGCGCAGGAGACATTGACTATAGTCCTGCAATCGAGATTTCAGAGCAGTATCTTTTTGTCGCCAAAACTTATCTTGCTAATTTTAGTGGTCCTTTTATATCTATTCTTCCTGCTTCAGGCAATTTTCATAGAAATTGGGATGAAGATAAGTATGCTGCGCTTTCTGATAAATTGATAGAGATGGGTTATAACATTATATTAGTTGGCAATGAAAAAGATATTCTTGTTCGTATAAAAGAAAAAATGCAGGCAAATCCGTTAATACCATTTCTAGAAGAAGAGAGATTTGGGCAGGACCCAATTTATAGCATTGGTCTTTTAAAGTTTTCACGTTTGGCAGTTGGAAGCGATGGAGGGGGCGTACATCTTGCGTCTTTAGCGGGTTGTCCTGTTGTGGCGTTGTATGGGCCCAATACACCTATTAAGTGGGGTCCTTTGGGGCGAGAAAATGTGGTTATTTATAAAGATCTTGAGTGCTCGCCTTGTCGGTATGTGCACATGAAGGAATTGAAAGAATGTGAATCTGATCGAAAATGTTTGCGATCAATTACTGTAGATGAAGTGATGGATGCGGTTAATTTTATTTTGGAGAATACGAATCCACGCTAG
- a CDS encoding glycosyltransferase family 2 protein — translation MERKSLLGVNEKELISVIVPAYNRAEMLTRAIKSVLAQDYINFEIIVVDDASTEDIKQAVESFKDERILYFRQQENRGAAAARNIGMRKARGEYLAFLDSDDEFVPNRLSRLLEVFRSLEQKPGMIFTNASEINTKREKVSTVDKDFRSGYVTTECKFPASVFTPTSCWIFRREACRGDFFDEEIQVGEDCDYFARIVRKQPSYFLNELLVVKHVHDNAQGRVPLQCLEQTKQRILKKWFPKMKKDKKFLVNFYCAMAKDLVRCGNKKKARDVLWKAFLLSPFNFRVFGKFMSALGR, via the coding sequence GTGGAAAGGAAAAGTCTTTTGGGCGTTAATGAGAAAGAATTAATTTCTGTTATTGTTCCTGCTTATAATCGTGCGGAGATGTTGACTAGGGCCATTAAAAGTGTCTTGGCTCAAGATTATATAAATTTTGAGATCATTGTTGTTGATGATGCTTCGACAGAAGATATAAAGCAAGCTGTAGAGTCTTTTAAAGATGAGCGAATTCTTTATTTTCGCCAACAGGAAAATAGAGGTGCAGCTGCGGCTCGTAATATTGGGATGCGAAAGGCTAGAGGCGAGTATCTTGCTTTTTTGGATTCTGATGATGAATTTGTTCCTAATCGGCTAAGCCGACTTTTAGAGGTATTTAGGTCTTTAGAGCAGAAGCCAGGAATGATTTTTACTAATGCTTCAGAGATTAATACTAAAAGGGAAAAAGTATCAACTGTTGACAAAGATTTTCGTTCAGGTTACGTGACAACAGAGTGTAAGTTTCCAGCTAGTGTTTTTACGCCAACAAGCTGTTGGATATTTCGTCGCGAGGCTTGTCGAGGAGATTTCTTTGATGAAGAAATACAAGTTGGTGAAGATTGTGATTATTTTGCGAGGATTGTTCGCAAGCAACCATCGTATTTCTTAAATGAATTGCTGGTTGTCAAGCATGTTCATGACAATGCTCAAGGAAGGGTACCTCTTCAATGCTTAGAGCAAACAAAACAGCGGATACTGAAGAAATGGTTTCCTAAAATGAAAAAAGATAAGAAGTTCTTAGTTAATTTTTATTGTGCAATGGCCAAGGATCTTGTACGTTGTGGCAATAAGAAGAAAGCTAGGGATGTTTTGTGGAAGGCGTTTTTGCTTTCGCCTTTTAATTTTAGGGTGTTCGGTAAATTCATGAGTGCTTTGGGTAGATAA
- a CDS encoding ATP-binding protein, translating into MYIRQKQLDNLINSLKFGKVHVIYGARRCGKTTLLKKFIEEIQKTCLFVSGEDIAVQDILSSQSIEKLKGFVRRNRYVIIDEAQKIDFIGLNLKLIVDHIPDVAVIATGSSAFDLARKMGEPLTGRKMSFHLFPLAQMELASRENTALTQSFLESRLLYGSYPEVVLEKDNREKEIYLRELVASYLYRDILEFETIRNSDKLSRLLQMIAFQIGKEVSLTEIGSSLGISKNTVARYMDLLEKCFVIFRVGGFSRNLRKEVSKSSRYYFFDVGIRNALIKNFNSLNLRNDVGMLWENYIIAERLKKQAYDQMLVNNYFWRTYDQKEIDWVEERDGGLFGYEMKYGKKQKRIPKEWIETYAGAQFSVIDQENYIKFIV; encoded by the coding sequence ATGTATATTCGACAGAAACAACTTGATAATTTAATAAATTCTTTAAAGTTTGGGAAAGTTCATGTTATTTATGGCGCAAGAAGATGCGGAAAAACAACGCTTTTAAAGAAATTTATTGAAGAAATTCAAAAAACATGTCTTTTTGTTAGCGGGGAAGATATCGCTGTACAGGATATTTTGTCGAGTCAATCGATTGAAAAGCTAAAAGGGTTTGTGAGAAGAAATCGATATGTGATTATTGATGAAGCTCAGAAAATAGATTTTATTGGTCTTAATTTAAAGTTAATTGTAGATCATATTCCAGATGTTGCTGTTATTGCGACAGGGTCTTCAGCTTTTGATTTAGCACGAAAAATGGGGGAGCCTTTAACTGGCAGAAAGATGTCTTTTCATCTTTTTCCTCTAGCACAGATGGAGCTTGCCTCTAGAGAAAACACTGCTTTGACTCAGTCTTTCTTGGAGAGCCGATTATTGTACGGGTCTTATCCTGAGGTTGTTCTTGAAAAAGATAATAGAGAAAAAGAGATTTATTTGCGCGAGCTTGTTGCTTCGTATTTGTATCGGGATATTCTTGAATTTGAAACAATACGAAATTCAGACAAGCTTTCGAGATTATTGCAAATGATTGCTTTTCAGATAGGAAAGGAAGTTTCATTAACCGAAATTGGCAGTTCTTTAGGTATCAGCAAGAATACTGTTGCGCGATATATGGATCTTTTAGAAAAGTGTTTTGTTATCTTTCGTGTTGGGGGATTTAGCCGAAATTTGCGAAAGGAAGTGTCGAAATCGTCGAGGTATTATTTTTTTGACGTAGGAATTCGTAACGCGCTTATTAAAAATTTTAATTCGTTAAATTTACGTAATGACGTCGGGATGCTATGGGAGAATTATATTATTGCGGAGCGATTAAAAAAACAGGCGTATGATCAAATGTTGGTGAATAATTATTTTTGGCGAACGTATGACCAAAAAGAAATTGATTGGGTTGAGGAGAGGGATGGCGGACTGTTCGGATACGAAATGAAATATGGAAAAAAACAAAAGAGAATACCGAAAGAATGGATTGAAACATACGCAGGCGCGCAATTTTCTGTTATTGATCAGGAAAATTATATAAAATTTATTGTATAA
- a CDS encoding phosphomannose isomerase type II C-terminal cupin domain, with the protein MVNPGKRLSLQRHKLREEHWFIAEGQANIFIDEKKIVLKKGESIDVTRGQIHRIANDTNKPLVFIEVQTGDHFGEDDIERLEDDYNR; encoded by the coding sequence GTGGTAAACCCCGGCAAACGATTGAGCCTTCAGAGGCATAAATTAAGGGAAGAGCACTGGTTTATTGCTGAGGGGCAGGCAAATATTTTTATTGATGAGAAAAAGATTGTTTTGAAAAAAGGCGAATCGATTGATGTTACGCGAGGCCAAATCCATCGTATTGCAAATGATACAAACAAACCTTTGGTATTTATTGAAGTGCAGACCGGCGATCATTTCGGCGAAGATGATATTGAGCGATTAGAGGATGATTATAATCGATAA
- a CDS encoding DUF5674 family protein, with amino-acid sequence MKILDTMIAIDELKQLAQNIFGNLIKAVVDVDRELIAVDAELHSDLEALLLEKGSKQNSLWGINFYPDAEGDDFLEFDSMINMRPSQGNLSRGVDSEDIQKKIVEIVSKRISR; translated from the coding sequence ATGAAAATATTAGATACAATGATTGCTATTGATGAGTTGAAGCAATTAGCGCAGAATATTTTTGGTAATTTAATTAAAGCTGTTGTTGACGTTGATCGTGAGTTGATTGCTGTTGATGCTGAGCTACATTCTGATTTGGAGGCTTTGCTTTTGGAAAAGGGATCAAAGCAAAATAGTCTTTGGGGTATTAATTTTTATCCTGATGCAGAAGGGGATGATTTTTTAGAATTTGATTCGATGATTAATATGCGTCCATCTCAAGGGAATCTAAGCAGAGGCGTTGATTCTGAAGATATCCAAAAGAAAATTGTTGAGATTGTTAGCAAAAGGATAAGCCGATGA